Proteins encoded in a region of the Mariprofundus ferrinatatus genome:
- a CDS encoding carbon storage regulator: MIVLRRTLGQAIHIGDDIRIVVTETEKNGRVHLGIEAPDEISIHRLEIYEKIQAENFAAINGNILDWLKEISNEE; the protein is encoded by the coding sequence ATGATAGTCCTGCGCAGGACACTTGGGCAGGCAATTCATATAGGCGATGATATCCGAATTGTTGTAACTGAAACCGAAAAAAATGGTCGTGTTCATCTGGGCATAGAAGCACCAGATGAAATCAGTATTCACCGCCTGGAAATTTACGAGAAGATTCAGGCTGAAAACTTCGCAGCCATCAACGGCAACATCTTGGATTGGCTCAAGGAGATATCAAATGAAGAGTGA
- the fliS gene encoding flagellar export chaperone FliS, whose protein sequence is MTGYKQYRGVQVEGASPLELILLTYDVMIKSLSLAKLAGKENNKAAEADQLSRAIAALVELVTSLDMENGGAIAASLGSLYTYMSRRILEGSAGDTAAAIDEVLSLANTLREGWQGLADANSAPQRRQVNG, encoded by the coding sequence ATGACAGGCTATAAGCAATATCGCGGAGTACAGGTAGAAGGGGCAAGCCCTCTGGAGCTTATTCTTTTGACTTATGATGTTATGATTAAATCCCTGAGTCTGGCCAAACTGGCAGGGAAAGAGAACAATAAAGCAGCAGAGGCGGACCAGCTTTCACGTGCGATTGCAGCGCTGGTTGAGCTTGTCACCAGCCTCGACATGGAGAATGGAGGCGCAATAGCAGCCAGTCTGGGCAGCCTCTACACCTATATGAGCCGCAGAATCCTGGAAGGTAGCGCCGGTGACACAGCCGCTGCCATTGATGAGGTGCTGTCATTGGCAAACACCCTGCGGGAAGGGTGGCAGGGCCTAGCCGACGCCAATTCAGCCCCCCAGCGAAGACAGGTTAATGGCTAA
- the fliW gene encoding flagellar assembly protein FliW, with translation MKSELKGWKAEIEIDDAKTLCFPNGMVGFPEAKKYVVLNSGRGDIVCFQSTEQTEASFLMTPWDEDRLGPTPSLSPDQKAALKYSDKHNILWLLVLNPFADKDWVLANLKAPVALNQNTGFGMQCIQANTNLELRHQWMPQPPKADDKKAA, from the coding sequence ATGAAGAGTGAATTAAAAGGCTGGAAAGCGGAAATCGAAATTGATGACGCAAAAACACTCTGCTTCCCTAACGGCATGGTTGGTTTTCCAGAAGCCAAAAAGTATGTTGTTCTTAATTCGGGCCGTGGAGACATTGTCTGCTTCCAGTCTACGGAGCAGACGGAGGCCTCTTTTCTGATGACGCCATGGGATGAGGATCGCCTTGGCCCGACACCTTCTCTGTCACCGGATCAAAAGGCTGCGCTGAAATATTCCGACAAACATAATATTCTCTGGCTGCTGGTGTTAAACCCATTTGCTGACAAGGACTGGGTACTGGCCAACCTGAAAGCTCCTGTTGCTCTGAACCAGAATACAGGATTTGGTATGCAGTGCATTCAGGCGAATACAAATCTTGAGCTTCGCCACCAATGGATGCCACAGCCACCTAAGGCTGATGACAAGAAAGCGGCTTGA
- the flgK gene encoding flagellar hook-associated protein FlgK, translated as MIVRTLQIASKSLTTQQQAMDTVSQNIANVNTAGYSRQSANLTTSQPDRIGLHNFGNGVELASISRSMDPLVANAQISNSTQSAYANTIRDGLTSVEATFGNLGAPGLTSSLDAFFTAQQLLTNSPDDPITRTDMVAKATDFTNLASSMQQQLVSRQLSADQEVAVQVDTANALLDKIAQLNTQIIRNEVGGQVSGAANDLRDQRDLAVMELAAIIPVQKVATKNGGLMLQTPGGDLLVQDGLVRQLKTGPIPGSSFNEVQFADTGLPATGIESGGKIGGLVTIRDTQISNYIDALDGIARNIIFSVNQLHASGTGTTAVTSYTSGLATSNSAGAVNAAPEVPFAANIVDGSFTIHVLDGNPPTNPGGTAINITAGTTSLNQIAADISAVAGVTASVNAAGALVIDGGANRIVFSNDSSNFLAAYEINTFFQGGGAADITVDAAILRDPGRIATATADPATSAVAITDNSAAMGMLALRDQALNVDGDTPLSLTQRAGNLAGQFGLDIATATQDSVFREAQATSLSAQREAVSGVNLDEEMINMMIFQRSYEASAKVIQTANQMLTTLMGILR; from the coding sequence GTGATCGTCCGGACTCTTCAGATCGCATCCAAAAGCCTGACAACGCAACAGCAGGCCATGGATACGGTTTCGCAGAATATTGCGAACGTCAATACGGCAGGTTATTCGCGCCAGTCGGCCAACCTTACAACCTCCCAGCCCGACCGTATTGGACTGCATAACTTCGGAAACGGCGTTGAACTGGCGAGCATTTCCCGATCCATGGATCCTCTGGTGGCCAATGCCCAGATTTCTAACAGCACTCAGTCAGCCTATGCCAATACGATAAGGGATGGATTGACCAGTGTTGAAGCTACATTCGGTAATCTTGGAGCCCCGGGCTTAACCTCCTCTCTCGACGCATTCTTTACGGCCCAACAGCTGCTTACCAACTCACCTGACGACCCGATCACCCGCACTGATATGGTCGCCAAAGCCACCGACTTTACCAACCTGGCTTCCAGCATGCAGCAGCAGCTGGTCTCAAGGCAGCTGAGTGCCGATCAGGAAGTAGCCGTTCAGGTTGACACAGCCAATGCACTGCTTGATAAAATTGCTCAACTGAACACACAAATTATCCGCAATGAAGTGGGTGGACAGGTTTCAGGTGCCGCGAACGATCTGAGGGATCAGCGGGATCTTGCGGTCATGGAGCTGGCGGCAATTATTCCCGTCCAGAAGGTCGCCACCAAAAACGGCGGACTGATGTTACAGACACCAGGCGGTGATCTTCTTGTCCAGGATGGGCTGGTGCGCCAGCTGAAAACAGGACCGATTCCCGGCTCATCCTTTAACGAGGTGCAGTTTGCTGACACCGGACTGCCAGCAACAGGTATTGAAAGCGGGGGGAAAATTGGCGGTCTCGTCACCATCAGGGACACTCAAATTTCCAACTATATCGATGCACTCGATGGCATAGCACGGAACATTATATTCTCCGTCAATCAGCTGCATGCGAGCGGCACAGGCACAACTGCCGTAACCAGCTACACATCCGGCTTGGCCACTTCCAACTCTGCCGGAGCTGTAAATGCTGCTCCGGAGGTTCCATTTGCAGCCAACATTGTGGACGGGTCGTTCACTATACATGTTCTCGATGGCAACCCGCCAACCAACCCTGGTGGTACCGCCATCAACATTACTGCCGGCACTACCAGCCTGAATCAGATTGCCGCCGACATATCAGCCGTTGCAGGCGTCACAGCCTCTGTCAACGCAGCCGGTGCCCTGGTCATTGATGGCGGGGCCAACCGCATTGTATTTTCAAATGACAGCAGCAACTTCCTGGCCGCCTATGAAATTAACACCTTCTTCCAGGGTGGAGGCGCTGCCGACATCACTGTTGATGCTGCCATTTTGCGTGATCCAGGACGAATCGCTACCGCTACTGCAGACCCTGCAACTTCCGCTGTAGCAATCACGGATAATAGTGCTGCCATGGGAATGCTGGCCCTTCGCGACCAGGCCCTGAACGTGGATGGCGACACCCCTTTAAGCCTGACGCAACGCGCCGGCAATCTGGCGGGTCAGTTCGGCCTGGACATTGCCACGGCCACTCAGGATAGCGTTTTCCGCGAAGCTCAGGCGACCTCTCTTTCCGCCCAGCGCGAGGCAGTTTCCGGCGTGAATCTGGATGAGGAGATGATCAATATGATGATTTTTCAACGTAGTTATGAGGCTTCGGCCAAGGTGATCCAGACTGCCAACCAGATGCTTACTACACTGATGGGAATACTGCGATGA
- the fliS gene encoding flagellar export chaperone FliS: MTGYQKYRGVQVEGASPLELVLLTYDVLIKSLNLAKFAGKEKNYVAEAQHLSRAIEALVELITSLDSENGGTIASSLGSLYAYMNRRLMEASTGGDIAGAIDEVLALANTLREGWQGLADGDSSSQSRQVNGY, from the coding sequence ATGACAGGGTATCAAAAATATCGCGGTGTTCAGGTAGAGGGCGCCAGCCCACTTGAGTTAGTGCTTTTGACTTATGATGTTTTGATCAAGTCACTGAACCTTGCCAAGTTCGCAGGTAAGGAGAAAAACTATGTCGCTGAGGCACAACACCTTTCTCGCGCAATAGAAGCACTTGTCGAGCTTATTACAAGCCTAGATTCAGAAAATGGCGGAACAATCGCTAGCAGCCTGGGCAGTCTTTATGCCTATATGAACCGAAGGCTAATGGAAGCTAGTACTGGCGGTGATATTGCAGGAGCCATTGATGAGGTGTTGGCACTTGCAAACACCCTTCGCGAAGGATGGCAGGGGCTGGCTGACGGTGATTCATCCTCCCAGTCAAGACAGGTTAATGGCTATTAA
- a CDS encoding flagellin: MPMSVQTNMGSISALKNMNINSSNMNKSLERLSSGFRINSASDDAAGYAISAKLQGEKGKLEAASQNSLQATAMVKTAESGVNEIENMVRRLQVLATQAASANNGANERTKLAGEAANLLGQIDKIANGVNYNGTKLLDGSGASTTTFQVGAANSANDQVAVDFSADFTTATTGLGIAAIDLTTASGAATAIDTLNTALDGLTTDRASFGAAVNQLSYVSANLATQMEQVSASISTIKDADMAKEMADFTKSQVLVQAGTSMLAQANQSSQNVLSLFR; this comes from the coding sequence ATGCCAATGTCCGTACAAACCAATATGGGTTCCATTTCAGCCCTGAAGAACATGAACATCAACTCGTCAAACATGAACAAGTCACTGGAGCGCCTGTCTTCGGGCTTCCGGATTAACTCTGCATCAGACGATGCAGCAGGTTATGCGATTTCAGCCAAGCTTCAGGGCGAGAAGGGTAAACTGGAAGCAGCTTCTCAGAATTCACTTCAGGCAACCGCCATGGTGAAAACTGCTGAATCTGGTGTAAATGAGATTGAGAACATGGTTCGTCGTTTGCAGGTTCTGGCAACTCAGGCTGCAAGTGCGAACAACGGTGCAAATGAGCGCACCAAGCTGGCTGGCGAGGCCGCTAACCTTCTTGGTCAGATCGACAAAATCGCCAACGGTGTTAACTACAACGGTACCAAGCTGCTCGACGGTTCCGGGGCTTCAACTACCACCTTCCAGGTTGGCGCTGCAAACAGTGCTAATGACCAGGTGGCGGTTGATTTCAGTGCAGACTTTACCACAGCCACAACCGGCCTGGGTATTGCTGCTATTGACCTCACTACTGCATCGGGTGCAGCTACAGCTATTGACACCCTCAATACTGCACTGGACGGCCTGACTACAGACCGTGCTTCGTTTGGTGCTGCTGTGAACCAGTTGAGCTACGTAAGTGCTAATCTGGCGACTCAGATGGAGCAGGTAAGTGCCTCGATCTCAACCATCAAGGATGCCGACATGGCGAAGGAGATGGCTGACTTCACGAAGTCTCAGGTTCTGGTGCAGGCCGGCACATCGATGCTGGCTCAGGCCAACCAGTCTTCGCAGAACGTTCTTTCACTGTTCAGGTAA
- a CDS encoding flagellin — translation MAMSVQTNMGSISALKNMNINSSNMNKSLERLSSGFRINSASDDAAGYAISAKLQGEKGKLEAASQNSLQATAMVKTAESGVNEIENMVRRLQVLATQAASANNGANERTKLAGEAANLLGQIDKIANGVNYNGTKLLDGSGASTTTFQVGAANSANDQVAVDFSADFTTATTGLGIAAIDLTTASGAATAIDTLNTALDGLTTDRASFGAAVNQLSYVSANLATQMEQVSASISTIKDADMAKEMADFTKSQVLVQAGTSMLAQANQSSQNVLSLFR, via the coding sequence ATGGCAATGTCCGTACAAACCAACATGGGTTCAATCTCAGCCCTGAAGAACATGAACATCAACTCGTCAAACATGAACAAGTCACTGGAGCGCCTGTCTTCGGGCTTCCGGATTAACTCTGCATCAGACGATGCAGCAGGTTATGCGATTTCAGCCAAGCTTCAGGGCGAGAAGGGTAAGCTGGAAGCAGCTTCTCAGAATTCACTTCAGGCAACCGCCATGGTGAAAACTGCTGAATCTGGTGTAAATGAGATTGAGAACATGGTTCGTCGTTTGCAGGTTCTGGCAACTCAGGCTGCAAGTGCGAACAACGGTGCAAATGAGCGCACCAAGCTGGCTGGCGAGGCCGCTAACCTTCTTGGTCAGATCGACAAAATCGCCAACGGTGTTAACTACAACGGTACCAAGCTGCTCGACGGTTCCGGGGCTTCAACTACCACCTTCCAGGTTGGCGCTGCAAACAGTGCTAATGACCAGGTGGCGGTTGATTTCAGTGCAGACTTTACCACAGCCACAACCGGCCTGGGTATTGCTGCTATTGACCTCACTACTGCATCGGGTGCAGCTACAGCTATTGACACCCTCAATACTGCACTGGACGGCCTGACTACAGACCGTGCTTCGTTTGGTGCTGCTGTGAACCAGTTGAGCTACGTAAGTGCTAATCTGGCGACTCAGATGGAGCAGGTAAGTGCCTCGATCTCAACCATCAAGGATGCCGACATGGCGAAGGAGATGGCTGACTTCACGAAGTCTCAGGTTCTGGTGCAGGCCGGCACATCGATGCTGGCTCAGGCCAACCAGTCTTCGCAGAACGTTCTTTCACTGTTCAGGTAA
- a CDS encoding transglycosylase SLT domain-containing protein has protein sequence MRPVANGQADAFRQSLRTHVNNHETDEANLKRIIHKAAQFNDLDPGLIRAVIQAQSNCDPKAVSPAGAQGLMQLMPETAAELGIKDAFDPEQNVMGASRYLKSLVDRYDGDMGRALRAYTWGMGNVDRNPNPPPLEVERFVAKVSAAASLEIATSTAVRPSTSTLLAEMSATIQIRPEQPFGMDAVQYKAKRSGVDGIIHQAAQHYNLNPDLIAAVIHTESNFDKNAVSHAGAQGLMQLMPATAAELGVTNPYDPEQNIMGASRYLKGLVDRYDGDLRLALAAYNWGMGNLERQPGRLPAETSNYIAKVLALIPAEVEYAVTTGEMTPAEQILQQAGQEAISPDKIAPTIGQATQTYARDALRIKTST, from the coding sequence ATGCGCCCGGTTGCAAATGGCCAGGCAGATGCATTTCGTCAATCACTGAGAACCCATGTCAACAACCACGAAACCGACGAAGCGAACCTGAAGCGAATCATTCACAAGGCAGCGCAATTCAATGATCTTGATCCGGGATTGATAAGGGCTGTGATTCAGGCGCAGAGTAATTGTGATCCCAAAGCTGTATCTCCGGCAGGAGCACAGGGTTTAATGCAGCTGATGCCAGAAACAGCGGCCGAGCTCGGCATCAAGGATGCATTTGATCCGGAACAGAATGTTATGGGTGCCAGCCGCTATCTGAAAAGCCTCGTTGACCGGTACGATGGTGATATGGGTCGAGCCCTCAGGGCTTATACATGGGGCATGGGAAATGTGGATAGGAATCCGAATCCACCACCGCTGGAGGTTGAAAGGTTTGTGGCAAAGGTTTCCGCCGCCGCATCTCTGGAAATCGCAACTTCCACAGCTGTCCGGCCATCCACCAGTACCCTGTTGGCCGAGATGTCAGCTACTATCCAAATCAGGCCAGAACAACCATTTGGGATGGATGCGGTTCAATACAAAGCGAAGCGAAGTGGTGTGGATGGCATTATTCATCAGGCGGCCCAACACTATAACCTGAACCCAGATCTGATTGCTGCTGTTATCCATACCGAAAGTAATTTTGATAAAAATGCCGTGTCACACGCAGGAGCTCAGGGGCTGATGCAGTTGATGCCAGCTACGGCAGCGGAACTCGGCGTCACAAACCCTTATGATCCAGAGCAGAACATCATGGGTGCCAGTCGCTACCTGAAGGGGCTTGTTGACCGTTACGATGGTGACCTGCGCCTTGCTCTTGCCGCTTATAACTGGGGAATGGGGAACCTTGAACGCCAACCCGGCAGGCTACCTGCAGAGACATCAAACTACATTGCAAAGGTACTGGCCTTGATTCCGGCAGAGGTGGAATATGCCGTGACTACAGGTGAAATGACTCCTGCGGAGCAGATTTTGCAACAGGCGGGGCAAGAGGCAATATCCCCTGACAAAATAGCACCAACCATTGGGCAGGCGACACAGACTTATGCTCGCGACGCACTTCGGATAAAAACCAGCACCTGA
- a CDS encoding flagellar protein FlaG: MSAININNIASSTATSSAIGTAAQQKPLVVSNSKDLDKTVQKQDAPVDSEAVKEAVAQANARLTAASSERLSFGYEERLNRLYVQIKDNATGEVVREIPPKKLIEQQAAMSEMIGMILDKSV; this comes from the coding sequence ATGAGTGCAATCAATATTAATAATATTGCTTCATCAACAGCTACTTCTAGTGCCATAGGGACAGCGGCGCAGCAAAAGCCCCTTGTTGTAAGCAATTCGAAAGATTTGGATAAAACGGTACAGAAGCAAGACGCACCTGTTGATAGTGAGGCTGTTAAGGAGGCTGTTGCGCAAGCGAATGCCAGATTAACAGCAGCTTCAAGCGAGCGGTTGAGCTTTGGTTATGAAGAGCGTTTGAACAGGCTCTATGTGCAGATCAAGGATAACGCAACAGGCGAAGTCGTGCGGGAAATACCGCCCAAGAAGCTCATTGAGCAGCAGGCCGCCATGAGTGAGATGATTGGCATGATCCTTGACAAGAGTGTTTAA
- the fliD gene encoding flagellar filament capping protein FliD: MVSSSSISGLSSGIDSANIVDQLMKIEGRKVTLLQDKQADELIKQRLISQLDSSLSSLRSKFLELANQANFLVNQSTLGSNTATSADSLLTVTPSSSAAAGSHTIKVNQLAAAEKLGSSSAVKDSTGTAITSDTAGLGYTAGTFTIQGKSASAKTINVASTDSLRDIRDKINQLNTGSDATGVSASILKVGASDFRLILAADDTGLTNGVVNLAGTDLDAAGGLANLQLGAAAQGNARQTLQAAADASIDVDNLTISRESNSISDALAGYTLDLKSADPATTITVNTSVDTAAVKGKVQAVVDSYNEVMDFINTQMTFNPDTKTSGPLANESLLRQVKSQLAGSLLSTVSGLASDRNSLAMIGVEPDSKGHLGINSSRLDNLLSTDPNSVRDLFAASGTSNNSALEFLTYGANTVAGSYAVNITAAALQATVTGTTDLSGGLAGAEQVTITDGSARQAVVNLTNGQSLSSIVSALNAEFTATYTEQRQMSTALVTGLGTPATSASLLQDLTDGAGGSLGIVAGDTITIGGTNRFGSAVNYTFTVADPATDTIADLLASIQVEFGQNVAASLNASGQVTITDNQSGDSNLTLSMTANNEGGGSLAFGADTVVQEGRHAMQLSASASGNFLQLQSNDYGSAESFTVAQSANNLGIIDQTYAGQDVAGTIGGIAATGNGQVLTGSSGNIDGLLLAYSGTATGAVGTMSVNLGLAAQMSSTLEAYTFPVTGLTQMSVDSSVSTYDSLQSQIDSLTLQLDKERERLMSQFLAMERFMSQSNATGAWLSQQITAMSANQR; this comes from the coding sequence ATGGTGAGTAGCAGTAGCATATCAGGATTATCGTCAGGCATTGACTCGGCAAACATTGTCGATCAGCTAATGAAGATTGAGGGTAGAAAGGTAACCCTCTTGCAAGACAAGCAGGCTGATGAGTTGATCAAGCAGAGGCTCATTAGTCAATTGGACTCATCACTCTCATCACTGCGTTCCAAGTTTCTCGAACTGGCTAACCAAGCTAATTTTCTGGTAAACCAGTCAACGCTTGGAAGCAATACCGCTACCAGTGCAGATTCACTACTGACTGTAACACCTTCATCAAGCGCTGCAGCGGGCAGTCACACCATTAAGGTAAATCAGCTGGCTGCCGCTGAGAAACTGGGCTCAAGCTCAGCCGTCAAAGACTCTACAGGCACTGCTATTACCAGTGATACGGCTGGGCTAGGCTATACAGCTGGCACTTTTACCATTCAGGGTAAATCCGCGAGTGCAAAAACCATCAATGTGGCAAGTACGGACTCACTTCGAGACATAAGGGATAAAATCAACCAGTTGAATACGGGCAGTGATGCCACTGGCGTGAGCGCAAGCATTCTCAAGGTTGGAGCCAGTGATTTCCGTCTGATTCTGGCCGCCGATGATACCGGCTTGACCAATGGTGTGGTAAATCTTGCCGGTACAGATCTGGATGCGGCTGGAGGTCTTGCCAACCTGCAGCTTGGTGCTGCTGCCCAGGGTAATGCAAGGCAAACCCTGCAGGCTGCGGCTGATGCCTCTATCGATGTGGACAACCTTACAATTAGCCGTGAAAGCAACTCGATCAGTGATGCCCTTGCCGGCTATACGCTTGATTTGAAAAGTGCCGACCCAGCTACAACCATCACAGTGAATACGTCTGTTGATACGGCGGCGGTGAAGGGGAAGGTTCAAGCGGTTGTAGATAGCTACAATGAGGTCATGGACTTCATCAATACGCAAATGACTTTCAACCCTGATACCAAGACAAGCGGCCCCCTTGCCAATGAGTCCTTATTACGCCAGGTCAAGTCTCAGCTAGCTGGAAGCCTGCTTAGCACTGTTTCGGGTCTGGCCAGCGACAGAAATAGCCTGGCCATGATCGGCGTAGAGCCGGACAGCAAAGGACATCTTGGCATCAATTCATCCAGACTGGATAACCTTCTGAGCACAGATCCTAACTCCGTACGGGATCTTTTCGCAGCAAGCGGTACGAGCAACAATTCTGCCTTGGAATTCCTAACATATGGAGCGAACACAGTAGCTGGCAGCTATGCAGTGAATATTACAGCTGCTGCCCTGCAGGCGACAGTCACTGGCACAACGGACCTTTCGGGCGGACTTGCCGGAGCCGAGCAGGTGACCATTACAGATGGATCAGCTCGCCAGGCTGTAGTGAACCTTACCAATGGTCAGAGTTTGAGTAGTATTGTTTCAGCTCTTAATGCTGAGTTTACTGCAACCTATACAGAGCAGCGCCAGATGAGCACGGCTCTGGTCACCGGCCTTGGTACGCCTGCCACCAGCGCTTCGCTGTTGCAGGATTTGACCGATGGCGCCGGTGGCAGCCTTGGAATTGTGGCGGGAGACACCATTACTATTGGCGGCACAAACCGATTCGGCTCTGCAGTTAACTATACTTTTACTGTTGCGGATCCGGCAACTGACACTATTGCGGATCTTTTGGCCTCCATTCAGGTGGAATTTGGTCAGAATGTTGCGGCCAGTTTGAATGCATCAGGACAGGTCACCATTACTGACAATCAGTCTGGGGATAGTAATCTTACACTCTCTATGACCGCTAACAATGAAGGCGGGGGATCCCTTGCATTCGGAGCTGATACGGTTGTTCAGGAGGGGCGTCATGCCATGCAGCTTAGCGCTTCCGCTTCCGGAAACTTCCTGCAGCTGCAGAGCAATGATTATGGATCTGCGGAGAGCTTCACGGTTGCACAGTCCGCCAATAACCTGGGCATTATTGACCAGACATATGCTGGTCAGGATGTAGCTGGAACAATTGGTGGCATTGCTGCCACAGGAAATGGACAGGTACTTACCGGAAGCAGCGGAAATATTGATGGCTTATTGCTGGCCTACTCCGGAACAGCCACAGGGGCTGTTGGTACTATGTCCGTGAACCTTGGGCTTGCAGCCCAAATGAGCAGCACTCTGGAGGCTTATACGTTTCCTGTTACCGGTCTAACTCAGATGAGTGTTGATTCATCAGTTAGTACATATGACAGTCTACAATCACAGATTGACAGCCTTACCTTGCAGTTGGACAAGGAGCGGGAGCGCCTTATGAGCCAGTTCTTGGCGATGGAACGGTTTATGTCTCAATCCAATGCCACAGGAGCGTGGTTAAGTCAGCAGATCACTGCAATGAGTGCGAACCAGAGATAG
- a CDS encoding flagellar protein FlaG — MSAININNIASSTATSSAIGTAAQQKPLVVSNSKDLDKTVQKQDAPVDSEAVKEAVAQANARLTAASSERLSFGYEERLNRLYVQIKDNATGEVVREIPPKKLIEQQAAMSEMIGMILDRNA; from the coding sequence ATGAGTGCAATCAATATTAATAATATTGCTTCATCAACAGCTACTTCTAGTGCCATAGGGACAGCGGCGCAGCAAAAGCCCCTTGTTGTAAGCAATTCGAAAGATTTGGATAAAACGGTACAGAAGCAAGACGCACCTGTTGATAGTGAGGCTGTTAAGGAGGCTGTTGCGCAAGCGAATGCCAGATTAACAGCAGCTTCAAGCGAGCGGTTGAGCTTTGGTTATGAAGAGCGTTTGAACAGGCTCTATGTGCAGATCAAGGATAACGCAACAGGCGAAGTCGTGCGGGAAATACCGCCCAAGAAGCTCATTGAGCAGCAGGCCGCCATGAGTGAGATGATTGGCATGATCCTTGATAGGAATGCCTAG
- the csrA gene encoding carbon storage regulator CsrA: MLILSRMAGETIMIGNDIRIQVLSNKNGQVRIGINAPRSISVKREEIINHEKTEMPDDLPAIETPSSSKQGSEPI; this comes from the coding sequence ATGCTCATCCTCTCTCGCATGGCTGGTGAAACTATCATGATCGGCAATGATATTCGCATACAAGTCCTCTCCAATAAGAACGGCCAAGTACGCATTGGCATCAATGCTCCCAGAAGTATCTCCGTTAAACGTGAAGAGATAATTAATCACGAAAAAACTGAGATGCCGGATGACTTACCCGCAATCGAGACGCCTTCTTCATCTAAACAGGGTTCAGAACCGATCTAG
- the flgL gene encoding flagellar hook-associated protein FlgL, with protein sequence MRITSQTIYDTLMAGIRNQMQTQREGTEQISSGRRFSRPSQDGVAYKTSLDIRHVQSGIDSSLSAIGVAKLRLGVSENALAQFTPIMQRAQVLAVQQANSGLTASERQTAAVEVAALENQLISLANTAFEGKALFAGTATDVQPIQIDGLGNAVYQGNTQDRSVAITPSESIVSNVRADHTAFTQVFSSIKALKDALTGNNVPGIQASIDLLSSATAAMVGLNAEVGGKLNSINLREETLLSMKTQMQIKLNQHESVDIAEVATNLKQSEVSLQAAYAEVSNFNKLSLVNFLR encoded by the coding sequence ATGAGAATTACATCACAAACGATCTATGACACACTCATGGCTGGCATCCGCAACCAGATGCAGACACAGCGAGAGGGCACTGAGCAGATTAGCTCAGGCAGACGTTTTTCCCGCCCGAGCCAGGATGGTGTTGCCTATAAGACATCACTGGACATTCGCCATGTTCAAAGCGGTATCGATTCAAGCCTTAGCGCTATCGGTGTGGCAAAGCTGCGGCTGGGCGTTAGTGAAAATGCCCTAGCGCAATTCACTCCAATCATGCAGAGAGCCCAAGTTCTTGCCGTTCAGCAAGCGAACTCAGGGCTTACTGCCAGCGAGCGCCAGACAGCTGCTGTGGAGGTCGCGGCACTGGAAAACCAGCTGATCTCTCTGGCAAACACTGCCTTTGAAGGCAAGGCATTGTTTGCCGGCACAGCTACGGACGTACAACCCATTCAGATAGATGGTCTTGGAAATGCCGTCTATCAGGGCAATACTCAGGATAGGAGTGTAGCCATTACGCCGTCAGAGAGTATCGTCAGCAATGTGCGGGCAGATCACACTGCATTCACTCAGGTGTTCTCATCCATCAAGGCACTTAAAGACGCCCTTACTGGCAACAATGTGCCTGGCATTCAGGCCTCTATCGACCTGCTATCCAGCGCCACCGCTGCAATGGTTGGCCTCAACGCGGAGGTTGGCGGTAAACTGAACTCCATTAATTTGCGCGAAGAGACGCTTCTTAGCATGAAAACACAGATGCAGATTAAGCTTAACCAGCATGAAAGCGTGGATATTGCAGAGGTGGCCACAAACCTGAAACAGTCAGAGGTATCCCTGCAGGCGGCCTATGCTGAAGTTTCCAACTTTAATAAACTGAGCCTGGTAAACTTCCTGAGATGA